cttcttcagttttaaagTCATTAAAAGGGACATGGTAACAATGGCACTTTTCACAAATCAAAGACGCTTCATCAACTCACCGCTTCCTCCTCTTTGTCTACATTGCTGGTCTGGGACAGCTTGATGTTTCCTGTCCCCAGCTCTCCAGTGGCGGAGAACTTCACCCCGTCCTTGGCGCAGGAGATCATGACGGCGTCGCCGATCTGAGAGAGGTCACGGCAGATGCGGGCAAATTCCCCTGAAGGCATCTTCACCACACAGCTGTACTCCTGCTCCGGAATTCCCAACTGCTCCACATCGAGGTCCATCAACTTCATCTCATAGTCGGACACCTTCTCCTGGTCTGTGAGGCAccacagaaaaaaattaaagaaaaagtaaTCAAGTCCAGCTAAttctatgaataaaaaaaacttactgaTAGTCTCAAAGACAAGTGCAAGTGTGTCAGCATTGTCTTCAGCTCTGAGTGTGATGATATCTTCATTTCCTGCACACTTCAAGATCTTGGacatactggaaaaaaaaacagaaaaagtaaaCACTTCAAACGGCGTTTAAACATTTAAAGTGAGCAACATTGTTCCATCAATTATGTACAAAATAGGGgctaaatgttttatttcattggtGGATTAAAGTCTTCGCGCTATGTACGTTGTCCAACATGCCATCCAGAAGTGACGTAGCGTGACCGGAAGCTAAAGTTCCCGGTTTAACTATTCCCGCCAAGTCAAATGAAAACTATAAAGCGGACTGTTATAACGTCTTTAATACATAAGCACATTAATTGACATTTATTTACGTCGCTTAATTACCCAATTATTCGGTCCGACGCAACGAAACATGCAAATACGAAGTGACGTCAACTGACGCACTACCGGAAGTTTAAATTCCCGGGTTTAACAACAGTTCCCGCCAAGCCACCCCATCTCAGAAATTGGCGCTCAAATGATGTCTACACGAAAGGGCAACGAAAATGAACCAGATTCTTTAGCAAAGCGTTACCTTACCAATGCGTCGTgcttatatatgaatatattgagCGCCAAACGGTAGATTTAAACATAGGGTCTGCTGAAGGGACATGCCCGGGCAACTCCGCCATGATGGCCGCCTTCTCTTCGCCATTATTCTCTGACACAACGGGCTTTCTCAAGTGGCTAAAACAACCACGTCACGATAAAACTCTTCAAAAGAAAGTGGCCTACAAACGGTACTTTAAAGACTGTACCCATGGTTAGCCTATTATGTCAACCTAGCTAAGATGAAGCACAAAAAAACTGCTCTGCTAGCTAGTAGTAGTTACTGTAAACTAGCACCGATTTACAAATGTTTCTTTTGAGGGTCTAACCTGCTTAGATTGACTCCCATGGCGAGGTTTCTGTCGCAGCGGTATGAGTCGAAGCCGTCGCTACGGAGGGTGAGCTGCACCAGGGATACGTGAGAGGAGTCCATGCTTTGCAGAGAGATACCCGACGAGCTGACATCCCAGCAGGCCTCTGTGATCAGATCCTTCAGAGCTTCCAGCACCTTCTTCAGGATGGATCCCTGGACCAGGCGAGCCTCAAACATGGTTGCTGTTGACTTAATGGAAGGCTAGGCTACGAACAAAATAGTCGGTTAGGCGAAAGAGTTACTTCCTGGAAGTAAAAGGGCCGACGTTTAGAGTTAAGACAGTGGATAATACTTAAAAATGAAAGCCTTTGTGCGGCGTTAGCT
This DNA window, taken from Doryrhamphus excisus isolate RoL2022-K1 chromosome 4, RoL_Dexc_1.0, whole genome shotgun sequence, encodes the following:
- the pcna gene encoding proliferating cell nuclear antigen, with the protein product MFEARLVQGSILKKVLEALKDLITEACWDVSSSGISLQSMDSSHVSLVQLTLRSDGFDSYRCDRNLAMGVNLSSMSKILKCAGNEDIITLRAEDNADTLALVFETINQEKVSDYEMKLMDLDVEQLGIPEQEYSCVVKMPSGEFARICRDLSQIGDAVMISCAKDGVKFSATGELGTGNIKLSQTSNVDKEEEAVTIEMNEPVQLVFALNYLNFFTKATPLSKTVTLSMSADIPLVVEYKIADMGHVKYYLAPKIDEEAS